Proteins from a genomic interval of Rubinisphaera italica:
- a CDS encoding helix-turn-helix domain-containing protein: protein MLTVSEIAKSLEINPTTVRRLIETGEITAYKVGKTYRVTKEDYEKFLANNKVG from the coding sequence ATGCTAACTGTATCAGAGATCGCAAAAAGTCTAGAGATCAATCCTACAACGGTACGAAGATTGATCGAGACTGGAGAAATTACCGCTTATAAGGTTGGAAAGACCTATCGAGTAACAAAAGAGGATTACGAGAAATTTCTAGCAAACAACAAAGTCGGGTAA
- a CDS encoding tyrosine-type recombinase/integrase — protein MRVWKKNSVKYVNNGKRCSKNELGAIKQTIPSKRFYGTLKTFDGTTKQIPLTEDRKTSESLLRRLQSEADHKRSIGYTVQDDKRNKPLTDVLDEYIVYLTAKGNSEEYIRLCESRLRKLFFGGSKKDKMDKTNKTIRRTTKSASRDKTDKTDKTNQRSKENGQKDKTDKTIKRLNDLNVNEVRSSLQQMNLLGISTGTINHYVRAVKCFTGWLLRERYLTSDPFIGLRGQNSKADRRKVRRPITDDEFKRLVSDTQKVCKCYRGNDWHFRSSDRIMLYRLAISTGLRAKEIASLTIHDFDLTTKTVRCKASNTKNGEEAVLPLSDSLCVHLRTYIDQLKTDKLFPGSWAEKRMGGKLLKRDLKRAGIPYETKTGSLDFHSLRYTFISNLAKGNVHPAKAQRLARHSTIALTMDVYTQLDINDLRSAVDVLPTI, from the coding sequence ATGAGAGTCTGGAAAAAGAACAGCGTAAAGTATGTCAATAACGGTAAAAGATGTTCGAAAAACGAACTGGGAGCGATTAAACAAACAATCCCGTCCAAACGGTTCTACGGAACATTAAAAACGTTTGACGGAACAACGAAGCAAATACCGCTTACCGAAGATCGTAAAACGTCTGAGAGTCTTCTGAGACGATTACAATCTGAAGCCGACCATAAACGTTCAATCGGATATACGGTACAAGACGACAAACGGAACAAGCCGTTAACCGATGTTCTAGACGAATATATTGTCTACCTGACCGCAAAAGGCAATTCCGAAGAATACATTCGTCTTTGCGAAAGCCGTTTACGGAAACTGTTCTTCGGTGGATCGAAAAAAGATAAAATGGATAAAACGAATAAAACGATCCGACGAACAACGAAATCGGCTTCAAGAGATAAAACGGATAAAACGGATAAAACGAACCAACGATCAAAAGAGAACGGACAAAAAGATAAAACGGATAAAACGATAAAACGATTGAACGATCTCAACGTGAACGAAGTTCGTTCTAGTCTTCAACAAATGAACCTTTTGGGTATCTCAACAGGAACGATCAACCATTACGTTCGAGCCGTCAAATGCTTTACGGGCTGGCTTCTCCGTGAACGGTATCTGACTTCCGATCCGTTTATCGGATTGCGTGGTCAGAATTCGAAAGCGGATAGACGGAAGGTGAGAAGACCGATAACCGATGATGAGTTCAAACGTTTGGTATCAGATACCCAAAAGGTTTGTAAATGTTATCGTGGAAACGATTGGCATTTCCGTTCTTCTGATCGCATCATGCTTTACCGTCTAGCGATCTCAACAGGATTGCGGGCAAAAGAGATCGCATCGTTAACGATACACGATTTCGATTTAACGACTAAGACGGTTCGTTGTAAGGCTTCGAATACGAAGAACGGAGAAGAAGCGGTACTGCCGCTATCCGATTCGTTGTGCGTCCATCTAAGAACGTATATCGATCAATTGAAAACAGATAAGCTATTTCCGGGTTCGTGGGCGGAAAAACGAATGGGCGGTAAGCTGTTGAAGCGTGACCTGAAACGGGCTGGAATACCGTATGAGACGAAAACGGGAAGTCTAGACTTCCACTCATTACGTTATACATTCATCAGTAATCTAGCAAAAGGAAATGTGCATCCCGCAAAAGCACAACGGCTTGCAAGACATTCGACGATAGCATTAACGATGGACGTTTATACTCAACTCGATATTAACGATCTACGATCCGCTGTGGATGTTCTCCCGACCATTTAG
- a CDS encoding Rieske (2Fe-2S) protein produces MPSLPDAFYTALMNDLNEPTDENYDFMHAAQVGEVGEGKGISLRLNGHVIGLFHSNGKHFAISDFCPHQGAQLTGGYVEDGVVMCPWHAWKFRLCDGAWADSPKSPLRCPTYPVRILGEEIQIGIPRDQ; encoded by the coding sequence TTGCCTTCACTTCCAGATGCGTTTTATACTGCTCTCATGAATGATCTGAATGAACCAACCGATGAGAATTACGACTTTATGCATGCCGCTCAAGTGGGCGAAGTGGGTGAAGGAAAAGGAATCAGTCTGCGTTTAAATGGGCATGTGATCGGGCTGTTTCATTCGAATGGCAAACATTTTGCAATCAGCGATTTCTGCCCACATCAGGGGGCACAATTAACCGGCGGCTATGTGGAAGATGGTGTTGTGATGTGCCCCTGGCATGCCTGGAAATTTCGCTTGTGCGATGGAGCCTGGGCCGATTCTCCAAAATCTCCTTTACGCTGCCCAACCTATCCGGTGCGAATCCTTGGTGAAGAAATCCAGATTGGGATCCCCCGAGATCAATAA
- a CDS encoding amino acid kinase family protein — protein sequence MTEFSESTLIKIGGSLLEWLEFPVRLSQFLDGIPSPILIVGGGKTTDVVRRWDELYQLGEEASHRLAIASLDLTARLLFQLLPNSQLCDSSISCLNLLNYKKIPIILPGQWIATLEPDSTTRLPHHWQTTSDSIALWLSAELGISRLMLLKSVDLPEIWDWNEIAELELIDAEFPRLLKRLNFNPSISWENLRSYDQS from the coding sequence ATGACGGAATTCTCAGAATCGACACTCATCAAGATTGGTGGCAGCCTGCTGGAATGGCTTGAGTTTCCCGTTCGTTTATCGCAATTTCTTGATGGCATCCCTTCACCAATTCTGATTGTTGGTGGTGGAAAAACGACTGACGTCGTGCGTCGCTGGGACGAACTCTATCAATTGGGGGAAGAGGCGTCCCATCGTCTGGCTATTGCATCTCTGGACTTGACTGCCAGACTCCTCTTCCAGCTACTTCCCAACAGTCAGCTCTGCGACTCTTCAATCTCTTGTCTAAACCTGCTCAATTACAAAAAGATTCCCATCATTCTACCTGGTCAGTGGATTGCGACACTCGAGCCGGACTCAACAACCCGACTTCCGCATCATTGGCAGACAACGAGCGATTCTATCGCACTCTGGTTGAGTGCCGAGCTAGGGATCTCGAGATTGATGTTACTCAAGTCGGTCGACCTGCCGGAAATATGGGACTGGAATGAAATTGCGGAGCTGGAATTGATCGATGCCGAATTCCCTCGATTATTAAAGCGATTGAATTTCAACCCAAGTATCAGCTGGGAGAATTTACGATCATACGATCAGAGCTAA